A part of Marinomonas rhizomae genomic DNA contains:
- a CDS encoding cold-shock protein — protein sequence MERLTGKVKWFNDAKGVGFIKREEDSDVFVHYKSIICDGHKSLKKGQSVSFVLSTTDFGLQAIEVRLEKEVQIASSGSNQQLESA from the coding sequence ATGGAAAGATTAACTGGAAAAGTTAAGTGGTTTAACGACGCTAAAGGTGTGGGTTTTATTAAGCGAGAAGAAGACAGTGATGTCTTTGTTCACTACAAATCGATTATTTGTGATGGTCACAAGAGCTTAAAAAAAGGACAGTCTGTTAGTTTTGTTTTATCTACGACCGACTTTGGTTTGCAGGCTATTGAAGTGCGTTTAGAAAAAGAGGTGCAGATTGCATCCTCTGGTTCTAATCAGCAGCTTGAAAGTGCTTAG